One Dictyoglomus thermophilum H-6-12 DNA window includes the following coding sequences:
- a CDS encoding ECF transporter S component, with protein MNSKKVALSSIFLALTLLMGISRIGYVAVPTPAGAATLMHIPVILAGILLGPWVGALAGLMFGFSAVLYFSHIAPFWVLLPARPFIGIVSGLVYAFFLRYTNYQKKIRNYALVIIAIAIFSFLYLSGLFILNEWFSDLLVTYPIEYSFLVSIVAFVISISIIFLIKEKEIKIIGLGIASFLGSLTNTIGTLGLAAMAKIFPIQVIITIGIVQGIPEAVLATIICPPIVLAIEKFVKRE; from the coding sequence ATGAATTCTAAAAAAGTAGCCCTTTCATCTATCTTTCTTGCTTTAACCCTTTTAATGGGTATTTCTCGTATTGGTTATGTTGCTGTTCCCACACCGGCTGGCGCTGCTACTCTTATGCATATCCCTGTAATTCTTGCTGGTATTCTATTAGGTCCATGGGTTGGAGCATTGGCTGGTTTAATGTTTGGGTTTTCAGCTGTTTTGTATTTCTCTCATATAGCACCTTTTTGGGTACTTTTACCCGCAAGACCCTTTATAGGTATAGTTTCTGGTTTAGTTTATGCCTTCTTTCTAAGGTATACGAATTACCAAAAAAAGATTAGAAATTATGCTCTTGTTATTATTGCGATTGCAATATTTTCCTTTTTGTATCTTTCAGGATTATTTATACTTAACGAGTGGTTCTCAGATCTGCTAGTTACGTATCCTATAGAGTATAGTTTTCTAGTGTCAATTGTTGCTTTTGTAATTTCCATTTCTATTATATTTCTTATTAAAGAAAAAGAAATAAAGATAATAGGTCTTGGAATAGCATCCTTCTTAGGAAGTCTTACCAATACAATCGGTACTTTAGGTCTTGCAGCAATGGCTAAGATTTTCCCTATTCAAGTAATTATTACTATCGGAATTGTTCAAGGAATTCCTGAGGCAGTGTTAGCCACAATTATATGCCCTCCTATTGTACTAGCTATAGAGAAGTTTGTTAAGAGGGAGTGA
- a CDS encoding TatD family nuclease-associated radical SAM protein — protein MSETVYQLGNSLYLNITNRCTNRCVFCIRNFTDRVGDKKLVLHKEPSSLEIIESLKKIDLRLYKEVVFCGFGEPLIRVEVVKKISSFIKHSYPSTPIRIDTNGHGNIFNQRNIVPEISPYIDAISISLNAESKEKYNRLSRPIFSDAYEAVIEFIKVSKMHIKDVTVSVVNLPIVDIKKCEKIAEDLKVNFKLRDFVRSL, from the coding sequence ATGAGTGAAACTGTATATCAGTTAGGCAATAGTTTATACTTAAACATAACTAATAGATGCACTAATAGGTGTGTTTTCTGTATTAGAAATTTCACGGACAGAGTTGGAGATAAAAAGTTAGTACTTCATAAGGAACCTTCCTCTTTGGAAATAATAGAGTCCCTTAAAAAAATAGATTTAAGACTTTATAAAGAAGTCGTATTTTGTGGGTTTGGTGAGCCGCTTATTAGGGTGGAGGTTGTAAAAAAAATATCGAGTTTTATTAAGCATAGTTATCCTTCTACTCCGATAAGGATAGATACAAATGGACATGGGAATATATTCAATCAGAGGAATATTGTGCCAGAAATTTCTCCTTATATAGATGCGATTTCTATAAGTCTTAATGCTGAGAGTAAAGAAAAATATAACCGTTTATCTAGACCCATCTTTAGTGATGCTTACGAGGCTGTGATTGAATTTATTAAAGTTTCAAAAATGCATATTAAGGATGTAACTGTGTCAGTAGTTAATTTACCTATTGTTGATATAAAGAAATGCGAGAAAATAGCTGAGGATTTAAAAGTAAATTTTAAGTTAAGGGATTTTGTGAGATCTCTATAA
- a CDS encoding Cof-type HAD-IIB family hydrolase has product MYKLFITDLDGSIIDESEVISSKNVEAINLLRKNNIEVTIATGRRWSSITKIVEPLNLNIPVIIYNGAGIYDPVKNSYLYLKYLSKKEVAESLTVISEYWDYIKLGVYWDDKLIEDKEALGLLKQNKEGIIKIFIEGEEKFLKELKNKILQDKDCLNVVFSSYKYLEILPKGVSKGKALKELVKFLGIKLEEVIALGDYDNDEEMIKWAGLGITLENASIRLKKVANYIIEASPKESVYYIIQEVLNLKKEVSINDSCYSDH; this is encoded by the coding sequence ATGTATAAGCTTTTTATTACCGATTTAGATGGCAGTATAATTGATGAATCAGAAGTCATCTCTTCTAAGAATGTTGAGGCTATAAATCTATTGAGAAAAAACAATATTGAAGTAACCATAGCGACAGGAAGAAGATGGTCGTCTATTACTAAGATTGTGGAACCTTTAAATTTAAATATCCCTGTAATAATTTATAATGGTGCAGGAATATATGATCCGGTAAAGAATTCCTACTTGTACTTAAAATATCTTTCAAAAAAAGAAGTAGCTGAGTCTTTGACTGTTATATCAGAGTACTGGGACTATATTAAACTTGGAGTTTATTGGGATGATAAATTAATCGAAGATAAAGAAGCGTTAGGTTTGTTGAAGCAAAATAAAGAGGGTATAATTAAGATTTTTATAGAAGGTGAAGAGAAGTTTCTTAAGGAATTAAAAAACAAAATACTGCAGGATAAAGATTGTTTAAATGTGGTTTTTTCGTCTTATAAGTATTTAGAAATTTTGCCCAAAGGTGTCTCAAAGGGAAAAGCACTTAAAGAGTTAGTTAAATTTTTGGGAATAAAATTAGAAGAAGTAATAGCTTTAGGAGATTATGATAATGACGAAGAGATGATAAAATGGGCAGGATTAGGTATAACTTTGGAAAACGCTTCTATTAGATTGAAAAAAGTGGCAAATTATATTATCGAAGCTTCTCCAAAAGAATCTGTTTACTATATAATACAAGAGGTACTTAATCTTAAAAAGGAGGTAAGTATCAATGATTCTTGCTATAGTGACCATTGA
- a CDS encoding DUF1015 family protein has protein sequence MVKVHPFSALRFNSELPINSLIAPPYDVIPKEEREKYLGMHPYNITHLTLGDSLPVNYEEIKELFLKWIDSQVLITESPGFYLYKQEFQWGDRYEYNYGLIALLELEPLGENILPHEHTFSGPKLDRLELLRKLRANLEPIWGIYEDKDSILRSIWREVEKEKPIIKAHGWDYRIHTVWKLDKDNYVNLIENFFLDKKVLIADGHHRYEASWLYYEESKDPNAKYIMMLMTDLYDPGIKLLPTHRVLKNNIGIELNAFRKYFDLYLEDNKIENLDLSFKPNNPYIYYAVDNKLFKLVPKADYINENKEHSELWWILPTTILHKGVWEGILGKTENELQEKGVIRFSHDIKEVKSLLYSSDYKSAFVLPSIPIEIVYTLAVNRERLPQKSTYFYPKPVSGLIIWRMNG, from the coding sequence ATGGTTAAAGTTCATCCTTTTAGTGCATTGAGGTTCAATTCAGAACTTCCTATTAATTCTTTAATTGCTCCTCCTTATGACGTAATTCCCAAAGAGGAAAGAGAAAAGTATCTAGGGATGCATCCCTATAATATCACTCATCTAACTTTAGGAGATTCTTTACCAGTTAATTACGAGGAAATAAAAGAGCTATTTTTGAAATGGATCGATTCTCAGGTGTTAATTACCGAGAGTCCTGGTTTTTATTTATACAAACAAGAATTTCAGTGGGGAGATAGATATGAGTATAACTATGGACTGATTGCCTTGTTGGAACTTGAACCACTTGGTGAAAACATATTACCTCATGAACATACTTTTTCTGGCCCGAAGCTTGATAGGCTTGAACTTTTGAGGAAACTAAGAGCTAACTTAGAACCCATCTGGGGGATATATGAGGATAAAGATAGTATCTTGCGTAGTATTTGGAGAGAAGTGGAAAAAGAAAAGCCTATAATTAAAGCTCATGGTTGGGATTACAGAATTCATACTGTTTGGAAATTAGATAAAGATAATTATGTTAATCTTATTGAGAATTTCTTCTTGGATAAGAAAGTTTTGATCGCAGATGGACACCATAGGTATGAAGCCTCATGGCTTTATTATGAAGAGAGTAAAGATCCTAATGCTAAATATATTATGATGTTGATGACTGATTTGTATGATCCAGGCATTAAACTTCTTCCCACTCATAGGGTTTTAAAGAATAATATTGGGATAGAGCTTAATGCGTTTAGAAAATATTTTGATCTTTATCTGGAAGATAACAAAATTGAAAATTTAGATCTCTCTTTTAAACCTAACAATCCATATATATATTATGCAGTAGATAATAAACTCTTTAAATTGGTTCCAAAAGCTGATTATATAAATGAAAACAAGGAGCATTCAGAATTGTGGTGGATTTTACCTACTACTATTTTACATAAAGGTGTATGGGAAGGAATCCTTGGTAAAACAGAAAATGAGTTGCAAGAAAAAGGAGTAATTAGATTTTCTCATGATATAAAAGAGGTTAAAAGTTTGTTGTACAGTAGTGATTATAAATCAGCTTTTGTTTTACCCTCTATACCTATAGAGATTGTGTATACTCTTGCTGTTAATAGAGAACGGCTTCCTCAAAAATCTACTTATTTTTATCCAAAGCCTGTTTCTGGATTAATTATTTGGAGAATGAATGGTTGA
- a CDS encoding TlpA family protein disulfide reductase: MRKIFKLRIIFILVFMVILSSTLVYSKQPQVSENSPAVDFTLPDIKGKKYTLSSFKGNVVLLNFWATWCPPCRYEVPMLDRIQKEYKNEKFKVVAVSLDSDVNSLKEYLKSVSISFLVLSDSKGSVGYIYNILAIPTSFLIDKKFIVRKIYLGILPEKEFKKDLEKWLKD, encoded by the coding sequence ATGAGAAAAATTTTTAAGTTAAGAATCATCTTTATATTGGTATTTATGGTTATTCTTTCATCAACACTAGTATACTCTAAACAGCCTCAAGTTTCCGAAAATTCCCCAGCTGTTGATTTTACACTTCCTGATATTAAAGGTAAGAAATATACTCTTTCTTCTTTTAAAGGTAATGTAGTATTATTAAACTTTTGGGCCACATGGTGCCCACCTTGTAGATATGAGGTACCTATGTTAGATAGGATTCAAAAAGAATATAAAAATGAGAAATTTAAGGTAGTTGCTGTAAGCCTTGACAGTGATGTAAACTCTCTCAAAGAGTATTTAAAAAGTGTAAGTATAAGTTTTCTTGTCCTTTCTGACAGTAAGGGAAGTGTAGGATACATTTATAATATATTAGCCATTCCGACGTCCTTTTTAATTGACAAAAAGTTTATAGTGAGGAAAATATATTTAGGAATACTTCCTGAGAAAGAATTTAAAAAGGATTTGGAGAAATGGCTAAAAGATTAA
- a CDS encoding radical SAM protein → MIPSYISLYKSGELERRVILLKDVLKSCSLCPRKCKVNRKIGELGYCKAPYNLVVSSYFPHFGEEKVLVGRNGSGTIFFTFCNLGCVFCQNYTISHLGIGEEISTEELAGIMLHLQRLGCHNINLVTPTHFVPQIIEALLKAIEQGLEIPIVYNTSGYENLEILRLLDGIIDIYMPDIKFYYPETAKKFANAEDYPEVTKIAIKEMYRQVGNLIVNEEDIAIRGLIIRHLLLPNHLPELEGWLNFIKEELSIEVFLNIMDQYRPLYMAYKYPEINRRIRPKEYEEAISIAKNLGFKNLYLG, encoded by the coding sequence ATGATTCCTTCATATATAAGTCTTTACAAATCTGGGGAACTTGAGAGAAGGGTTATTTTATTAAAAGATGTTTTGAAAAGTTGCTCTTTATGTCCAAGAAAATGCAAAGTAAATAGAAAAATTGGTGAGTTGGGTTATTGCAAAGCACCTTACAATCTTGTAGTTTCCAGTTATTTCCCTCATTTTGGTGAGGAAAAAGTTCTTGTGGGTAGAAATGGTTCAGGCACTATATTTTTTACTTTCTGTAATTTAGGATGTGTATTTTGTCAAAATTATACTATAAGTCATTTGGGAATTGGGGAGGAGATATCAACTGAAGAACTTGCTGGTATAATGTTGCATCTTCAAAGGCTTGGTTGCCACAATATTAATCTTGTTACTCCTACTCATTTTGTTCCTCAAATAATAGAAGCTTTATTAAAGGCAATAGAACAAGGTCTAGAGATTCCAATTGTATATAATACTAGTGGATACGAAAATTTGGAGATTCTTAGGTTATTAGATGGAATAATTGATATATACATGCCAGATATTAAGTTTTATTATCCGGAAACCGCAAAGAAGTTTGCAAACGCGGAGGATTATCCTGAGGTTACAAAGATTGCAATAAAAGAAATGTATAGACAAGTAGGAAACTTGATAGTAAATGAAGAGGATATTGCTATAAGAGGGTTAATTATAAGACATCTTTTGTTACCTAATCATTTACCGGAATTAGAGGGATGGCTAAATTTTATTAAGGAAGAGTTATCTATTGAGGTTTTCCTCAACATAATGGATCAGTATAGACCCTTATACATGGCGTATAAATACCCTGAGATAAATAGAAGAATAAGACCTAAAGAATATGAAGAGGCAATTAGTATTGCTAAAAACTTGGGGTTTAAAAACTTATACTTAGGTTAA
- a CDS encoding TIGR03960 family B12-binding radical SAM protein — protein MIDIDSLLSDIEKPSRYIGNEHNIIIKPWNEVKLRVALAFPDLYEIGMSHLGFQIIYYLLNRRDDVLCERVFVPGIDLEKKLKDKRLPLFTLESKKPVNMFDWVAFSLAYELTYSGVLTILNLANIPLFSKDRDEKYPLVIAGGPTVLNPEPIADFFDIIFIGEAEEALDKIVDTYIEWKEEEKKSKIEFFRSVSKIEGVYIPSLYEVEYKNGKFYSINPKYDWVPKIVKRRIVYDLDNAFFPTKPIVPIQQVVHDRGSVEIMRGCQRNCRFCLAGYIYRPKRYRSVEKVIDYTREIIKNTGYEEISLLSLSSSDYPEIERLVNLLTEEFSKKMVNFSLPSLRADNFSLSLAEKISKVRKSGLTFAIESGSERLRRVINKGLREEDFLKTLEVAFQKGWNNIKLYFMLGLPTETNEDIYQTVDLIYKILKLNKSAKLHLSFSVFIPKPHTPFQWEKFEEKSVIEERKQILFRHLNKKRNITIDVHDYNMSFLEAVLSRGDRRLAKVIFEAWEKGSRLEGWKEYLNLQYWNNAFKETGISPTVYTGELDIEEKLPWDHIFAVSKYYLMKERERAYKNIESGACEWRISCDFCGVDHGE, from the coding sequence ATGATCGATATAGATAGCTTACTTTCAGATATAGAAAAACCTTCAAGATATATAGGGAATGAACATAACATAATAATAAAGCCTTGGAATGAGGTTAAACTAAGAGTTGCCCTTGCTTTTCCAGATTTGTACGAGATAGGGATGTCTCATTTAGGTTTTCAAATAATATATTATCTCTTAAATAGAAGAGACGATGTTTTGTGTGAGAGAGTATTTGTTCCTGGAATAGATCTCGAGAAAAAACTCAAAGATAAGAGATTACCACTATTTACCTTAGAAAGTAAGAAACCTGTGAATATGTTTGATTGGGTTGCTTTTAGTCTTGCCTATGAATTGACCTATTCGGGTGTGCTTACCATATTGAATTTGGCTAATATTCCTCTTTTTTCAAAAGATCGTGATGAAAAATATCCTCTTGTAATAGCAGGAGGGCCTACGGTTTTAAATCCTGAGCCTATTGCAGATTTTTTTGACATAATTTTTATTGGAGAAGCAGAAGAAGCGTTAGATAAGATAGTAGATACTTATATAGAATGGAAGGAAGAAGAGAAGAAGTCAAAGATAGAATTTTTTAGGAGTGTTTCTAAGATTGAAGGAGTGTACATACCCTCTTTATATGAGGTTGAGTACAAGAATGGTAAGTTTTATAGCATAAATCCCAAATATGACTGGGTCCCCAAAATAGTTAAGAGAAGGATTGTCTACGATCTTGATAACGCTTTTTTCCCTACAAAGCCTATTGTTCCTATTCAACAAGTGGTACATGATAGAGGTTCTGTTGAAATTATGAGAGGGTGTCAGAGGAATTGTAGGTTTTGTTTAGCTGGGTATATATACAGACCTAAAAGATACAGAAGCGTAGAAAAAGTAATAGATTATACTCGTGAAATAATAAAAAACACAGGTTATGAAGAAATAAGCTTACTATCTTTAAGCAGTAGCGATTATCCAGAAATAGAAAGACTTGTAAATTTACTTACGGAAGAATTTTCGAAAAAGATGGTAAATTTTTCTTTACCTTCTTTGAGGGCTGATAACTTTTCTTTATCTCTTGCCGAAAAAATATCGAAAGTAAGAAAGTCAGGCCTTACTTTTGCAATAGAATCTGGAAGTGAAAGGCTAAGAAGAGTAATAAATAAAGGATTAAGAGAAGAAGATTTTTTGAAAACTCTAGAAGTTGCTTTTCAAAAGGGTTGGAATAACATTAAGTTATACTTTATGCTAGGTCTTCCTACCGAGACCAATGAGGATATTTACCAAACTGTAGATTTGATCTATAAGATACTTAAACTTAATAAAAGTGCAAAATTACATTTAAGTTTCTCGGTTTTTATACCTAAGCCTCATACTCCTTTCCAATGGGAAAAGTTTGAAGAAAAGAGTGTAATAGAAGAAAGAAAACAGATACTTTTTAGACATTTGAATAAAAAAAGAAATATCACTATAGATGTGCATGACTATAATATGAGTTTTCTTGAGGCTGTATTATCTCGGGGGGATAGGAGGTTAGCTAAAGTAATATTTGAGGCATGGGAGAAGGGGAGTAGATTGGAAGGATGGAAAGAATATTTGAATTTACAATATTGGAATAATGCTTTTAAGGAAACTGGAATTAGTCCTACAGTTTATACAGGAGAATTAGATATAGAGGAGAAACTACCTTGGGATCATATTTTTGCTGTCTCTAAATACTATCTCATGAAAGAAAGAGAAAGAGCATATAAAAATATAGAGAGTGGAGCTTGTGAATGGAGAATTTCTTGCGATTTTTGTGGGGTAGACCATGGAGAATAG
- the cutA gene encoding divalent-cation tolerance protein CutA produces MILAIVTIDTWENAERISNILLDEKLSACINIIPGVKSIYIWQGEKKSDDEVIMLIKTEKNKFPDLVKRIKELHPYELPEIIGIPINYGLPEYLEWVKDSLQ; encoded by the coding sequence ATGATTCTTGCTATAGTGACCATTGATACCTGGGAAAATGCAGAAAGAATATCAAATATACTTCTGGATGAAAAGCTCTCTGCTTGTATAAACATAATTCCAGGGGTGAAATCTATTTATATCTGGCAAGGTGAGAAAAAATCTGATGATGAAGTGATTATGTTAATAAAAACCGAAAAGAACAAATTTCCAGACCTTGTTAAGCGCATAAAAGAATTACATCCGTACGAGTTACCAGAAATAATAGGAATTCCGATAAATTATGGTCTTCCAGAATACTTGGAATGGGTGAAAGACTCTCTTCAATAG
- a CDS encoding TatD family hydrolase, with protein sequence MWIDTHVHLNDERLYPQWMDYVKRARENSVISFFVVGYDWESSLRAVNLSDFDGIYSIVGVHPHESSSPDIDNLNWKSLITEKTLAVGEIGLDYYKLYSPKDKQKEVFSKFIQFAKEVKKPIVIHCRDAWKDLIDVMKAERVWEIGGIMHSYSGSYEVFKIICEWNFLFSFSGPITYPNANNLREVVKKIPLDYLIIETDAPYLPPQSHRGKMNEPAYLPEIAQKVAELKNTSMEELSIKFRGNLNRLFRRDL encoded by the coding sequence ATGTGGATAGATACTCATGTACATCTTAATGACGAAAGGCTTTATCCTCAATGGATGGACTATGTAAAGAGAGCCAGAGAAAATAGTGTTATCTCCTTTTTTGTGGTAGGATATGATTGGGAGTCTAGTTTAAGAGCTGTCAATTTAAGTGATTTTGATGGTATATACTCGATTGTTGGAGTACATCCTCATGAGTCTTCAAGTCCTGATATAGATAATCTTAATTGGAAAAGTTTAATCACCGAAAAAACTCTTGCTGTGGGAGAAATAGGACTTGATTATTATAAGCTTTATTCTCCAAAAGATAAACAAAAAGAAGTTTTCTCAAAATTTATCCAGTTTGCTAAAGAGGTGAAGAAGCCTATTGTTATCCACTGCAGAGATGCATGGAAAGATCTCATTGACGTAATGAAAGCTGAAAGGGTTTGGGAAATTGGGGGGATAATGCATAGTTACAGTGGAAGTTACGAAGTATTTAAAATCATCTGTGAATGGAATTTCTTGTTTAGCTTTTCTGGACCTATAACTTATCCTAATGCCAATAACCTTAGGGAAGTGGTAAAGAAAATTCCTCTTGATTATCTTATTATAGAAACAGACGCTCCATATTTGCCTCCTCAGTCCCATAGGGGCAAGATGAACGAGCCTGCTTACTTGCCTGAAATTGCTCAAAAAGTTGCTGAGTTAAAGAATACAAGTATGGAAGAATTATCAATTAAGTTTCGAGGGAATTTAAATAGATTATTTAGAAGAGATTTATGA
- a CDS encoding 5-formyltetrahydrofolate cyclo-ligase, with amino-acid sequence MNLDKKILRKELKEKRRKIEEKEEKSHQIFHNLQKLTIWKNAKIINTYVSLEDEVDTRFIIYHGLIEGKRIFCPIIVKDDLKFGEIFSFNDLKKGPLGILQPEKSTIVKHFDLIIVPGIAFDKRGYRIGYGKGYYDKFLNKMKETIKIGLTFDDLLFEELPYEDHDQKVDIVITEKRIIKT; translated from the coding sequence ATGAATTTGGATAAGAAAATATTGAGAAAGGAATTAAAAGAAAAAAGAAGAAAAATAGAAGAAAAAGAAGAAAAATCCCATCAAATATTTCATAATCTCCAAAAATTAACAATATGGAAGAACGCCAAAATTATAAACACTTATGTATCCTTAGAAGACGAAGTAGATACCAGGTTTATAATTTATCATGGACTAATAGAAGGAAAAAGAATCTTTTGCCCTATTATTGTGAAGGACGATCTAAAATTTGGAGAAATCTTTTCTTTTAATGACCTTAAAAAAGGCCCATTAGGAATCCTTCAACCAGAAAAATCTACTATAGTAAAACACTTTGATTTAATAATCGTTCCTGGAATAGCCTTTGATAAAAGAGGGTATAGAATAGGATATGGTAAAGGCTATTATGATAAATTTTTAAATAAAATGAAAGAAACAATCAAAATAGGATTGACTTTTGATGATCTTCTATTTGAAGAATTGCCTTATGAAGATCACGATCAAAAGGTTGACATTGTAATAACCGAAAAAAGAATAATTAAAACCTAA
- the rodA gene encoding rod shape-determining protein RodA → MRKKDIKLILIVLVLTFIGFFFIYDTTATRLMAKELSPYIFVQRQFIAFLIAIAFFLFFVTTPYRVWERLWRFIYGFNLLLLILVLFFGRESLGAQRWFSIFGFSFQPSELSKLLIVISLAGFLSELDYKRKKLGFKEFVFTIILILIPFLAVMVQPDLGTAIVIFVTGIFILFLSEISYKYLLRLILLGFLLLPFLWLILKPYQQQRILTFLDPMKDPLGSGYQVIQSIIAIGSGGIWGKGWFQGTQTHLNLIPEQHTDFIFSAIGEEFGFLGCAFIVLLYYLLFKYTWEIARSIKDKFGKYVIEGILFCWFFQTFVNLCMVMGIFPVVGIPLPFISFARTSLIVNYAMLGLIINIYTRGERQAI, encoded by the coding sequence ATGAGAAAAAAAGACATAAAGTTAATATTAATTGTCTTAGTCTTAACTTTTATAGGTTTCTTCTTCATATATGACACTACAGCCACACGTCTTATGGCTAAGGAACTATCTCCATATATTTTTGTACAGAGGCAGTTTATTGCCTTTTTAATAGCTATAGCCTTTTTTCTCTTCTTTGTAACTACCCCTTACCGAGTATGGGAAAGACTTTGGAGGTTTATTTATGGTTTTAATTTATTACTTTTAATCTTAGTTTTATTCTTTGGAAGGGAAAGCTTAGGTGCGCAAAGGTGGTTTTCTATATTTGGTTTTTCTTTTCAACCTTCCGAACTTTCAAAACTTTTGATTGTAATATCTCTTGCTGGATTTCTATCTGAATTAGATTACAAAAGAAAAAAACTTGGATTTAAAGAATTTGTTTTTACCATTATATTAATCCTCATTCCTTTTTTAGCTGTGATGGTGCAGCCTGATTTAGGGACTGCAATAGTGATTTTTGTAACAGGTATTTTTATTTTGTTTTTATCCGAGATTTCATATAAATATCTTTTGAGATTGATCTTACTAGGTTTTTTGTTGCTTCCTTTTCTTTGGTTGATTTTGAAACCTTATCAACAACAAAGAATACTTACTTTCTTAGACCCAATGAAAGATCCTCTCGGTAGTGGGTATCAAGTGATACAATCTATAATTGCAATTGGGTCTGGAGGCATTTGGGGTAAAGGATGGTTTCAGGGTACACAAACCCATTTAAATTTAATACCCGAGCAACACACAGATTTTATATTTTCGGCTATAGGAGAGGAATTTGGGTTTTTAGGATGTGCTTTTATAGTCCTTCTGTACTATCTGCTTTTTAAATATACTTGGGAGATTGCAAGAAGTATTAAGGATAAATTTGGTAAATATGTGATAGAAGGAATACTTTTTTGTTGGTTTTTTCAAACTTTTGTAAATTTGTGTATGGTGATGGGGATTTTTCCAGTTGTGGGTATCCCTTTGCCATTTATAAGTTTTGCAAGAACTTCTCTTATTGTTAATTATGCTATGTTGGGATTGATCATAAATATCTATACAAGAGGGGAAAGACAAGCAATATGA
- a CDS encoding nucleoside deaminase: MGERLSSIDSFFMHEAIKEAEKALKKGEVPVGAVVVFNEKIIGRGYNLRETKKSPILHAEIIAIEKAVKKINDWRLYNCTLYVTLEPCIMCFGAILNSRIDRLVYGTENLEEGFTKFLNVDNYRKWQLREIISGVEKDKCEALLKEFFKNVRSSRL, encoded by the coding sequence ATGGGTGAAAGACTCTCTTCAATAGATAGTTTTTTTATGCATGAAGCAATAAAGGAAGCCGAGAAAGCTTTAAAAAAGGGAGAAGTACCCGTAGGTGCGGTGGTAGTTTTTAATGAGAAAATAATAGGAAGAGGTTATAATTTAAGAGAAACCAAAAAAAGTCCGATCCTTCATGCAGAAATTATTGCTATAGAGAAGGCAGTCAAAAAAATAAATGATTGGAGACTTTATAATTGCACTTTATATGTGACTTTGGAGCCTTGTATAATGTGTTTTGGGGCTATTTTAAATTCACGTATAGATAGATTGGTTTATGGAACTGAAAACCTTGAGGAGGGCTTTACTAAATTTTTGAATGTTGATAATTATAGAAAGTGGCAACTTAGAGAGATAATATCTGGAGTTGAAAAGGATAAGTGCGAGGCTTTATTAAAGGAATTTTTTAAGAATGTGCGGAGTTCACGTTTATAG
- a CDS encoding TIGR03936 family radical SAM-associated protein, whose translation MENRYFYRLVFSKLGLLKYLGANDFLIFLGRALRRANIPIKYSEGYNPRPLISLGFPCPVGVESRRDYVDMTLHEEIEEREIIEKINKELPPDIRFYEGYKVKKSSLIEDTYGINYELHLFVHRENWFVSEIENINSLRDTKILVRRGNNIKEIKPFDYIKSVSYRKTKDNIFLVYLETIKLDNTILRGEEFLDLFTVKPLLMRQIREVILNV comes from the coding sequence ATGGAGAATAGATATTTTTATAGATTGGTTTTTTCTAAATTAGGTCTTTTAAAATATTTAGGGGCAAATGATTTCCTTATCTTTTTAGGTCGAGCTCTAAGAAGAGCAAATATTCCTATTAAATATTCTGAGGGTTATAATCCAAGACCTCTTATCTCCTTAGGATTTCCTTGTCCTGTAGGAGTAGAGAGTAGAAGGGATTATGTAGATATGACACTACATGAGGAGATTGAGGAGAGAGAGATTATAGAAAAGATCAATAAAGAGCTTCCGCCCGACATAAGGTTTTATGAGGGTTATAAAGTTAAAAAGTCCTCCTTAATAGAGGATACTTATGGTATTAATTACGAGTTACATCTGTTTGTACATAGAGAAAATTGGTTTGTTTCCGAAATAGAAAATATTAATTCTTTAAGGGATACTAAAATTTTGGTGAGAAGAGGGAATAATATTAAAGAGATAAAGCCTTTTGATTATATAAAGAGTGTCTCCTATAGAAAAACTAAAGACAATATATTTTTGGTATATTTAGAGACTATTAAGTTAGATAATACAATACTGAGAGGGGAAGAATTCCTTGACCTTTTCACTGTAAAACCCTTATTGATGAGGCAAATAAGGGAAGTGATATTAAATGTATAA